The region GGCCGACATCATGGAGAGACTCGAGGACCTGGCAGCCGTCTATTTGATCAGCTCCTCGCCCGACGGCGATCGTTGGGTGATGCACGACCTGCTGCGCGCTTACGCCTCCACGTTGAGCGCATCCGAGCCTGTTCTCGCCCGCGAAGCTACGGATGCCAAGAACAGCTTGCTCCAGGACTTCTGTCTGCGAACCGTCTCTGCCGACAAGCACCTGCACGGCCAGCTGCTTGCAGACGTGCCGGACCTCTTCCCCGACCGTCATGCCGCACTTGCCTGGCTGGACTCCGAACATACTTCCCTCATACGGGCAATCCAGTGGGCAGAGAATGCAGAGCACAGCAATTTCGCAACCGCGCTGGGCGTCTGCGTCGATCGATATCTACAGCTTCAGCGGCATTTCACTGATGGGATACTGGTCTCCGAAACGCTACTGACGGCAGCCAGGCGGGACGAGGACCGGTTCCTGGAGATGATCGCGCTGACGACCTTGGGACATTCTCAGCACCAGTTGCGCCTATACCGCGAAACTGCCATTACTCATACCAAGGCACTACGTCTTGCATATTCCCTCAACGATCACAGCGCTCAGGCAACCGGCTGGAGCAATCTGGGCTACTGCATGCACGATTGGGGGCAACACGATATTGCAGCCGAGATGCTCGGACGCGCACAGGAGATGTTCTCCCAACTGGGCGACGAGCACCGAGAAGCGATGGCTTGGAACACGCTGGGTATGCCGCTTCTGGAACTTCGCAGGTTCGGTGAGGACGCGCAGGCCCACAGGAATGCTCAGAAAGCATTTCACCAGACAGGAGACCGGCAACGTGATGCAACTGCTTGGATCAATCTGGGCACAGCCCTGAGAGCGGTATCCGAATTCGAAGACGCCGTCAATGCATACATGAATGCCGCCGACCTCTTCGCCGAGCAACACGACCGGTATGGAGAAGCCTCGGCCTGGAACAACGTCGGCAGCCTCCTGATCAAACTTCGAGAATTCGAAACGGCATCAGAGATACTCCACAAGTGTGAAGCGGTATTTGTCTCCTTGCGCGAGTGGCACAGAGTGGGAGCTGCTCGATGGAATATCGCGCAGCTCCATGAATCACAAGGCCGAGTCCTCGACGCGAGAGCTGCGTGGAAATCTGCCGCAGATGCCTATGCCCTCGCTGGCGATGAAGAGCTGGCCACTTCGGCTCGCCAGAACGCCGAACAGCTCACCCCTACATCCCGAACTCGCACCACACCGACTTACCGGGGCACCGCTCCCCCGCCCCCCACCTGTCCGCCAGCCCCGCCACGATGAGCAGCCCCCGCCCCTCCTCGGCCTCCGGGTCGGGGTTCGGTGTGTGGATCTCGCCCGGCCCGCTGTCGTGGACCTCGACACGGAGTACGCGGTCGGTGGCCAGGGCCAGTTGGAGGAGGAAGCCCCTGCCCGGGGGTACGCCGTGCAGGAGGGCGTTCGTCGCCAGTTCGCTCACGCAGAGCAGCACGTCGTCGGTGCGCTCGGGTGTGCCCCAGTCGGCGAGGGCCTCGCGGGTGAAGCCGCGGGCCAGGCGTACCGACCTGCGGTCGCGGCGGTAGAACGCCTCGCGGGTGTGGAGGAGTTGGGGTTGTGCGTTCATGAGGCCACTGTCACAGGGAGTGACTAGTGTGGGGCAGTACGTGAGGTCGTAGTTCCGATTACTACGACTCCACTACGAGGAGTCCGGGTGGCGACGGGGGAAAGGGACGGGCATGCATTCGGCGAAGAGGCCCAGGCGGGGTAGTTCATGGCAGGCGATCGGGGCGGGGGTCGCCCACTTCCGGCGGCGGGCGGGGCTGACGCAGGAACAGTTGGCCGAGCGCGCGAACATCCACGTCGACACCGTGCGCTCCATCGAGCAGGGGCGCCTGGCGCTGCAACCCGACCGGGCCGAGCAGTTCGATGAACTGCTGGACACGGGTGGGGTGTTGGCCGTCATGGCGGCCAAGGTGCCGGTGCGGGAGCGGGTCGTGCAGTTCGCGCAGGGGCTGGTCGAGCACGAGCAGGAGGCGCTCAGTCTTCTGTCGTACGAGACCCAGGCGATTCCGGGGTTGCTTCAGACTCCGGAGTACTGCCGTGCCGTCTTCGACTACCGATACCCGGCGCTCGGGTCCGAGACGGCCGAACAGTGGGTGAACGCCCGCATGGAACGGCAGTTGGTCTGGCAACGGGAACAGCCCCCGGTCGGGCACTTCGTCCTGGATGAGAGCATCCTGCGGCGGGAAGTCGGCGGCCGGGAAACGATGCGCGGGCAGATCCGCACGATCCTCGAAGCGTGCGAGCCCGTCCACATGAGCGTCCAGGTCATGCCCATGAACCGCGCCCCACACGCCTGTCTCGACGGCCCCATGGTGCTCCTCGAAACCCCTGACCACGAGCGGCTCGTGTACCTGGAGGTGCAGCGTGCCAGCTTCCTCGTCGACGATCCCGACGAGGTCAGTAACTACCATCTGAAGTATGGAATGCTGCGTTCACAGGCCCTCTCTCCCGACGAGAGCGTGCGCCTCCTGGACGGACTGCTAGGAGAGTCATGACCACCGCAGTACGGCAGCAGGACCGAACGGACGACACGGCGTGGTTCAAGTCCAGCTACAGCGGCAGTGAAGGCGGCAACTGCCTCGAAGTCGCCGCCCACACCTCCGCCGTCCACATCCGGGACTCCAAGAACCCCTCCGGCCCCGTCCTCACCGTCGCCCCCGGTACCTGGGCCGCGTTCCTGGATCGGGCGTAGCCGGTATGGACGACACCGAGTGGGTCATCATCACCTCGTACGCGAACGCTCCCGGGCGACCCGACCCCCTTGCCGCCGTGCGGGCTTGACTGCGGGAGCGCGGTATCGACTGGATGCCGTTCGGGCCGGACGAGGTGCGGTTCGACCTCGCCTGCGGGCCGGGAGGCGATGGGCGCTGGCACGGATGGTTCACCGTGTACGTGGCCGCGGACGCGCTCCGCAGGCTCGGGCTTCATCCCGCGCGGTCGGCCTCGCCCCATGACGGATTCTCGCCGCCCGCCTGGTGGCACGCCGCCGGGGAGCGGTACGGCCGTCGGTGGCCCGTCCCGCCGGGATATCCCGGTGCGGGGTCCCCGTTCGAGAGTTAGCCTCCGTCCATGACCTGGCTCCCCCGCGACTTCGCACACCCGCCGCACGTCGACGTACCCGGCGGGTATCACCTGCGGCCGATTCGCGGGACCGACGCCGCCATCGACTACCCCACCGTCATGGGTTCGCGCGAGCGGCTGTGGAGCATCTTCGGGGAGGCCTGGGGATGGCCGGCCGCGACCATCACGTACGAGGCCAATCTCGCCGATCTGGAGCGGCACGCCGCCGAGGCCGACGCCCACGAGTCGTTCAACTACGTGCTGCTCAACGAGGACGAGACCGTCGAACTCGGGTGCGTCTACATCGATCCGCCCGAGAAGGCCGAGGCCGACGCCGAGATCTCCTGGTGGGTCGTGGACAGTGCCGTGGGGAGTGCGGTCGAGCAGGACCTCGACGCTCTCGTACCTCGGTGGATCGCCGACGACTGGCCCTTCGTCAAGCCTCGGTTCATCGGACGGGATCTGTCCTGGGCGGAGTGGCTGCGGCTGCCTGACGCGTCCGCGTGACCCCGACGTGTTCGGTCCGGGCGAACCGGCTGGCCTGATAGGCGTGGCCGGTTTTCGCCCCTTGTGGGTGTGCTCACGGCGTTCCCATAATCCTTCAACAGATTTTGACCAGCTCATGCCAGCAAAAGCACGAGCTCTTTCCGTTCGCTTGGCATGGCCCTGACATTTCTGCGTATGTCCAACCCCCACGGAAGGCATCACGTTGAAGAAGTTCGTCACCGCGTTCAAGAGAGCCGCTGCCGCCGGCGCCGCCGCACTCGCGATCATCAGCCTTCAGCCCCTCTCGTCCGCCCAGGCCGCCCCCGCTCCCGTCGTCGGCGGGACCCGTGCCGCGCAGGGCGAGTTCCCCTTCATGGTCCGGCTCTCCATGGGCTGTGGCGGCGCGCTCTACACGCAGCAGATCGTGCTCACCGCCGCGCACTGTGTGAACGGCTCGGGCGCCAACACGAGCATCACGGCCACCGCCGGTGTCGTGGACCTTCAGTCCACCTCCGGCCGGGTCCAGGTCAAGTCCACCCGGGTCCTCCAGGCCCCCGGCTACAACGGCACCGGGAAGGACTGGGCGCTGATCAAACTCGCCCAGCCGATCAACCTGCCGACGCTGAAGATAGCCACCACCACGCAGTACAACACCGGGGACTTCACCGTCGCCGGGTGGGGTGCGGCCCGTGAGAACGGTGCCCAGCAGCGGTACATGCTCAAGGCCACGGTGCCGTTCATCAGTGACGCCACCTGCAAGGCGTACGGCGGTCTCTACAGCGGGCTCGTCGCCGGCGACGAGATCTGCGCCGGGTTCGCGGCGGGCGGTGTCGACACCTGCCAGGGTGACTCCGGTGGCCCGATGTTCCGTAAGGACAACGCCGGTGCGTTCGTCCAGGTCGGGATCGTCAGCTGGGGTGACGGGTGCGCTCGCGCGAATGCGCCCGGCGTCTACAGCGAGGTCTCGACGTTCGCCTCCGCCATCGCCTCGGCGGCGTCGACGCTCTGACGCGGGTCTGCAGCATCTTCCGTACGACGTTCACGGGTCCGGCGCTTATCGGCGCCGGGCCCGTGCCCGTGTCTGTACCCGTAGCGGATTGCGTTGCCAGAGTGCGTCGCCCCCGCCGCCCTTACCCGTCCCATCCTCGGGGGCGCTGCCCCCGAACCCCCGCTCCTCAAGCTCCCCCAAGCACTCCACAAGCGGCCCCCTGGGGCCAGGCCGGTGAATCAGAACCCCCCGACGAAGTCGCCGCCGCCCCCGAAGTCGCCGCCGCCGCCGAAGTCCCCTCCGCCGAATCCGCCGCCGAAGTCGCCGGGGTCGAAGTCCGCGCCGGACATGTCGCCGCCGTCGTAGCCGGCGAAGTCTCCGTATCCGGCGCCGTAGTCGGCCGCGTAGGACGGGGTTGCCATCATGCTGCCGAGCATCGTGCCGACGAGGAGGCCGGGGAGGATGCCGCCGCCGAAGTAGCCGCCCGCCCAGGGGCCGTACGCCGGGCCCGCGTCCCAGTAGGGGCGGGGGCCTGACACGGTCTCCACCTCGCGGAACGCGGGGTCCAGGCCGTCGGCCAGGCGGGCGCGGTCGGCGGCGCAGACCGGGACCTCGCGGGGTGCGCCGCCCGCCGGTGTCCAGGTCGCGTCGGCCACCGAGGGGCCGTGCCGCGGGTCGAAGAAGCAGGGGCCCCGGCGCTCGGGCAGCGGACGGCCCTCGCGGCGGGCGGCCAGTTGTGCGAGCGAGAACCGGCCGTCCTCCAGTGCCTGCGTCACCGCCCGCACCTCTTCCGGCCGCCGGGTCGCCGCCATCAGCGATTTCGCCTGCTCGTACGCGTCCAGCGCCCGCTCGTAGTCCGCGCGCATCGCGTCGTCGGCGCCCGCTTCGGCCGGATGGAAGTCGAGTCGGTCCAGTTCCTCGCCGAACGCGGTGATGTCCTCGTCGACGACGACCGTCAGCTGGGCGAGCGCGGCCCGCCGCTCGTCCTCGCGCCGCGCGCGGTTGCGCCGGACCAGTGCGTACGCGCCGGCACCGCCGGCCGCCAGCACCGCGCCGACGGTGATCAGCGCCCCCGTGTTCACCCCACCGCCAGCGCCCGAGCCGCTCCAGGTGGCCGGCGCCGAACCGCCGACGTCGCCGCGCAGGGCCGCGTCGACGAAGTCGTTGAGCTGGGCCTTCGTGTCGCCCGCACTCCGGACCGCCGTCACGAGGTTGCGGACCCCCGCCCGGCTGAGCACACTGCTGTCGGCCCGCGCGTCGAAGCGGTCGCCGAGCCGAACGGCGTACAGGCCGGTGACGCCTGTTTCCGTGCGGAGGTTCGTCCAGAAATTCTGGGTCGGATAGCCGGCCGGGAGGACGGCCACGAACACGGGTTTGTCCGCGTCCTTGATCTTGGCGGCGAGCGCGTCGGCGTCCGACGCGGACAGCAGGCCGGAGGCGGCCGGGTCCACGTACACCGGGCCCGCCCGCAGCGCCTCAGCGACCTTGGAGAGGCCGGTGGCCGCGTGCGCGCCGGAGGCGGCCGTGAGTAGGGCGAGTACCGCGAGTGTCACGACGAAGGGCACCAGCAGCAGGCGTACGAAAGGGCGGACCACTACGGCCTTCATATCTTCGAAGCTACCTGACGAAGGGGGGAAATGGGCATGAAACAGACATTGGTCCTGGTGGGGCCCCCGCTTACCTCGCCACTCCTTCTCTTCCTTCCCTCCCCACCAGAACCGCAGTCATACCCCGCTCAGGCCGCCCGGTACGCGGCCCTCAGCTTCCCCACGGCCGCGGCGTACCGACCGGTCAGCAGCAGATGGTCGGCGTCGGCGAACGGCTTGGCGGCGGCCGAGGTGATGTGCTGCCCGATCTTCGCCTGCGCGATCAGCCGCGCCTCGGTGACGACCGCGCGTCCCGCCTTCCCGTCGTGGGACCGCTCGGCCACGCTCGCCGCTGCCGCCAGCGCCTTAAGGGTCCTGTCCCCACCCTCCGCGACCCTGATCTTGGTCGTGAGTCCCCAGCCGTACGGGAACTGCGGATCGTACGTCGCGTCACCCACGTTGATCGGCAGCTGAGCCTCCGACTTCGGCCAGGTGAGCGGGAGTTGGCCGGTGAACGCGCGCCTGCCGTAGAGCACGTCGGCGACGCCGTCGCCCTCGGTGCCCGGCAGCCAGGAGGCGACCAGGGCGTCGATGTCACCGAGCCGGTCGCCGATGAGCTGGGGGCGCCCGGCGACCACCAGCACCGCGCACCTCATCGCCGCGCACACCTTGTCGACCGCTGCCTTGTCTGCGGCGCCCAGCTCCAGGTCGTTGCCGTTGCCGACGTCTCCGACGCCCTCGGCGTACGGGGTCTCGCCGACGACCACCACACCCACGTCATAGCCGGTGGTCGGGGCGGAGGCGTCCTTGGAGTAGGTGATGTCGCCGCCCGCTTTCCGCATGCCCTCCAGGACGGTCGTGCCCTCGGTAATGTGCCCGGAGGAGCCCTGCCAGGTGACGGTCCAGCCTCCGGCCTGGTTGCCGATGTCATCGGCGTTGGACCCGGCGACGTACACCTTCTGGGACTTGCTCAGCGGCAACAGGCCGTGCTCGTTCTTCAGCAGCACCTGGGACTTCGCCGCCAACTGCCTTGCCACCGACCGGTGTTCGACCGAACCGATGTCCGCCGCCCCGCTCGTGTCGGCGTACGGCTTCTCGAAGAGGCCGAGCTTGAACTTCTGGGTGAGGATGCGGGACACGGCGTCGTCGATCCGTTTGACGCTGATCCGGCCGGCGTTCACCTCGGCGACGAGGGTGGTGTGGAAGTCCTGGTAGGCGTTCGGGACCATGATCATGTCGAGGCCCGCGTTGACGGACGTACGGACGTCGGAGGCGTAGTCGCCGGGGATCTGGTCGATGGCCTGCCAGTCACTGATGACGAAGCCGTCGAAGCCCATACGGCCCTTCAGCACGCCGTTGATCATGTCGGCGCGGGCGTGCATCTTCACCGGTCCCTGGCCGTCCCCCGCGATGTCGAGGGAGGAGTAGGACGGCATGACCGAGCCGACCCCCCGGTCGATGGCGTCCTGGTACGGGGCCAGGTGCACCGCCTCCAACTGCTGCCGGGTGACCTGGGTGACGCCCTGGTCGATGGTGTACGAACCGGTGGTGGAGGAGCCGTATGTCGTGCCGCCGTCGCCTACGAAGTGCTTGGCGGTGGCGAGGACCTTGTCGTTGTCCTTCAACTGCGTGCCGTTCGCGCGTCCTTGGAGGCCCTGGATCACCGTCTCCATCGACTCGACGAGCGCCGGGTCCTCACCGAACGACTCGTACGTCCGCCCCCATCGTTCGTCACGGGCCACGCAGAGACAGGGCGCGAAGTCCCAGGGGATGCCGGTGGCGCGGACCTCGGCCGCCGTCACCTTCCCTGCTCTGTAGGCGAGTTGGGGGTCGCGGGCAGCCCCGATGCCGATGTTGTGCGGCAGGATCGTCGCGCCGACCAGGTTGTTGTGACCGTGCACCGCGTCCACCCCGTAGATCAACGGGATCTGGAACCGCGTTGCCTGCGCCCGGAGTTGGAAGTCGTCGATCATCTTCGCCCAGGCCGCCGGGGTGTTGGGCGTGGGCGTCGAACCGCCGCCCGAGAGCAGCGAACCCAGGTCGTAGGAGGCGATGTCACCGGGTGTCGCCGCGACAGCGCCACGCTCGGCCTGGGTCATCTGACCCGCCTTCTCCGCCAGGGACATCCGGGAGAGGAGGTCGGCGACGCGCTGCTTCACCGGCAACTTGCCGTTCAGATACGGGAGTCCGTGGGCGTCGATGACGATCTGCGGGGTCTCCGTAGGGCCCTTGGCTCCGGTCACCGTGAGCTTGAGGGGGATCGTCTCCGCCGGCTCCGCCGACCTGTCCTTCCGGGTCGGGACCTGGATCGTGCGGGAGGCGCCGGAGGCGGTGCCCGCCGGGAAGGTGAACTCGCCGCGGACGGGCGTGTAGTCGGTGCCGTCCGATGCCGTGCCGCCGGTCGCCGTCTCGTACGTGACCGTCACGGAGTCGGTGAGCGGGGCGGAACCGGTCGTGCCGAGGGTGACGCGGACCTTCGCCGTGCCGCCCTCCTTCACCGGGTACACGGCTGAGTCGGTGGTGACGGACGCGCGCAGCGACTGGTCCGCCTTGCCGTACAACTCGACGCCGTCCATGGCGAATCGGCCGCTGATCCCGACGGGGAGGGTGAGCGCGTATCCCCAGGTCGCGGTGAGGCCGAGGATCTGGTCGATGCCGCCGACAGGCTGGTAGTCCGTGCGGTAGACGAAGTCGGTGAAGGGGAGCTCGATCCGCTTCCAGCCGGTGAAGTCGTCGGTGAAGGAGGTCGTCCAGAGTTCGGAGGCCTCGCCGTTGGCGCCGCCGTCCTTCAGCTCGAAGTTGACCTTCTTGCCGTTGCTGCGGCCCTCCCACCAGAAGCGGATGCCCTTGCTCGCCGACCAGTCGTGGGCCGGTTCGGCGAAGGCGAAGTCGTGGGTGAAGCCCCCGTAGCCGCTGATGTCGTAGGTGCCGGTGAGGACCTTGGCGCCCTCGGGGGCGTCCGCCCTTTCGGTGAGGGCGAGTTGGGGCGGATCGTCGCTGTCGCCGCCCCAGGTGAAGATGCCGTCGGCGGGCGGGGACGCGAAGGGGACCTCACCCTCGAAGCGGTCCACCGGGACGGGGGCGGGAGCGGGATCGTCCGCCCCGGCCGCCGTGCCCGCGGCGGTCAGGGGCAGCAATCCGGTCAGCAAAGTGGCGCAGACGAGCAGGGCGGTTCGTCGCATGGACCTTCCCTCGGCTCTCGGGATCCTTGAGTCCTTGAGTCCTTGAGTCCACTTGAACACCTTGCGTGTACTCACGGCTTGGAACACGCCGCGAGTCAACAAGTGCCCCTCGGGGCCGTCAAGGTGCCGAACCGGCCGCGCGCCACTTTGCCCGGATCGAGTCGCCCTACTTCGCGGGCTCCACTCCCGCCCGCAGCAGCCCGTACGTGTAGGCGTCCGCCAGTGCCTCCCAGGACGCGGCGATCACGTTGTCGGCGACGCCCACCGTGGACCACTCGCCCTTGCCGTCCGAGGTGGAGATGAGGACGCGGGTCGTGGACTGCGTGCCGTGCTTCCCCTCCAGGATGCGGACCTTGTAATCGACCAGTTCCAGCTTGGCGAGCGGCGGGTAGATCTTCTCCAGGGCCACCTTCAGGGCGCGGTCGAGAGCGTTCACCGGGCCGTTGCCCTCCGCGGTGGCGACGATGCGCTCGCCCTTGGCGAAGAGCTTTACGGTGGCCTCGTTCGCGTGGCTGCCGTCGGGGCGGTCCTCGACGATCGCGCGCCAGGACTCGACCTCGAAGTACGTACGGGCCCTGCCCTCGGCCTCCGCGCGCAGCAGCAGCTCGAAGGACGCGTCGGCCGCCTCGAACGTGTAGCCCTGCAGCTCGCGCTCCTTCACCCGCGCGACGACCCGGCCGACCAGCTCGCGGTCGTCGCCCAGGTCGACGCCGAGTTCCTTGCCCTTGAGTTCGATCGAGGCGCGGCCCGCCATGTCGGAGACCAGCATCCGCATGGTGTTACCAACCTGCTCGGGGTCGATGTGCTGGTAGAGGTCGGGGTCGACCTTGATCGCCGAGGCGTGCAGGCCGGCCTTGTGGGCGAAGGCCGAGACACCCACATACGGCTGATGCGTGGACGGTGTCAGGTTGACGACCTCGGCGATGGCGTGGGAGATGCGGGTCATCTCGCGCAGCATGCCGTCGGGGAGGACCTTCTTGCCGTACTTCAGCTCCAGGGCCGCCACGACCGGGAACAGGTTGGCGTTGCCGACGCGCTCGCCGTAGCCGTTCGCCGTGCACTGGACGTGGGTCGCGCCCGCGTCGACGGCGGCGAGGGTGTTGGCGACCGCGCAGCCCGTGTCGTCCTGGGCGTGGATGCCGAGACGGGCGCCGGTGTCGGCGAGGACCGTGGCGACGACCGCCTGGACCTGGGCCGGGAGCATGCCGCCGTTGGTGTCGCAGAGGATGACGACATCGGCGCCGGCCTCGGACGCGGCCCGGACGACGGCCTTGGCGTACTCGGGGTTCGCGCGGTAGCCGTCGAAGAAGTGCTCGCAGTCGACGAAGACGCGGCGGCCCTGGGAGCGCAGGTGGGCGACGGTGTCGCGGACCATCTCCAGGTTCTCGTCGAGGGTCGTGCGCAGCGCCAGTTCGACGTGCCGGTCGTGGGATTTGGCGACCAGGGTGACGACGGGTGCGCCGGAGTCCAGGAGGGCCTTGACCTGCGGGTCCTCGCTCGCTTTGGCGCCGGCTCGGCGGGTGGCGCCGAAGGCCACCAGCTGGGCGTGCCGGAAGTCGATCTCCTGCTGGGCACGGGCGAAGAACTCGGTGTCGCGCGGGTTGGCGCCCGGCCAGCCGCCCTCGATGAAGCCGACGCCGAAGTCGTCCAGGTGCCGTGCGATGGCCAGCTTGTCGGCGACGGTGAGGTTGATGCCCTCGCGCTGGGCGCCGTCGCGCAGGGTGGTGTCGAAGACGTGGAACGAGTCGTCGAGTTCGCTGGGTTCCGTCATGATCTCAAGGCTCCTGAGGATGTCGATCTCGGTCTGTACCGGAATGACCGGCTCCACCGTCCCCCAATGATCCCTCGCGCTTCTTCTCCGGCTGAAGGTGGGCCAGAAAAGCGAAAAACCCCTCGCGGGTGCGAGAGGTCTGCGCGCGGGTCGAAGACGACGATGGCCGCCCGTACCGGGTAGTACGAGGCGGTCACTGCGGACCGGCGCGCCTGCTGCCAATAATCGTGGCGAACGAGAGCACGGACGCAGTCTGGCACAGACCGCGCCCGCGCTCACCCTCCGTCTCAGGATGCGAGCACTGGGCTGATCACTGGACTGATCACCGCAGGTGCCGTACGAACGCGTCGGCGCCGTCGTCAGGTTTCGTGGTTCTGAGCAGTGAGCGGCTCGCCACGCCTCTCTCCGACGTGGACACCTCAGTGCTTGCACAGAACGAATGGCGCCAGGTCCACTCGTACGGCATCACCACGTTGGGCGGACTGCTCTTCAACGCATGGGACTGATCACCAAGCGAAGCCGTTGAACGACAAGCTGAGCTTGTGTCTTTTGACCTCGGCTGCGTCCCCATCACGTGGAACGGGAGAGTTGCTCGCGCACCCAGGCAGGAGCGGGGTTGGTGTGCGGCCGGCCCGCGACGATGACAGTCGGCACGGTCTCGTTGCCGCCGTTGGCTGCCCTCACCACTGCGGCCGCAGCCGGGTCCCGCCAGATGTCGACCCAGTGCATCTGGCGGGCGCTGCGGCCCAGCCGGATGCGCAACCGCATGCAGTACGTGCAGCCGGGGCGCCAGAAGACGACCGGCCGGCCGTCGACAGAGCTGCGGAGTTGTGCCTCCTGCGCGCTGATCGACCTCGGGAAGAGCAGAGGCGAGTTCACGCCTGCGAGCAGCACAAAGAACAGCAGGGGGGCGACGGCTGCACCCGGGCTCCCGTCGGCGATCCGCCCAGCCGCAAGGAGTGAGCCGACGAGAACCAGCAGCATCGGCAAGAGCCAGGCGCGCATCATGAGGATGAAGGCTACCGACGAGTCGAACTGGCCCTCGGAGTGGGCCACTTTCCGGCGAATCCGCAGGTGAAGAACCGAGTTCGACGGACGATCCGAGGACAGCGGCACAGCGGCATACCTGCGGGACGTCTATGCGTCGGGCTCAGGCGTGGCCCTCAGATAACGACCCCAGATCTGGGCCTTGCGATAGGGGCCCTCCCCGCTGCTGTCGTACTGCGGCGTGTCAAAGGCGACCCAGTACAGCAGCTCCCCCTTGAGTGCCTGGGCATGCTCGTTGGGTTCGGGTGCGCTCATCGCATCGATCGTTCCAGCGGACTCGACCTGCCAAGGACCGTCCCAGTCCTGAGCGCGAACGACCCTGACCCGACTGCCCGGTGCCAGTGCTCCCGTCGGCCATGTCTGGCTCAAGGGACGGCCGAGGATGTGCTCGATCGCCTGGCGGTCGTCCACGTCTGAGGGAAGCGGGCCATAACCGTCTGTCATGTCGCTCACTCTGCCCGCACCACCTCCAGGATCGCCAGAAGATAAACCACACTCAGCGGATGTCCCAGAACGCGCAGTGGTGCCGGGGCTGCCCCGTCGGGGTGGGCACGACGTGGTCCGGTGCCAGGGTCTGGACCGTGTTCCGGGGCCAGTGCGGTGTTGACGGGCCGTTCGGGTCGGCCGTGCGCGCGAAGCCGGTCCAGTAGTCGATCATGGTGTCGGCCAGCCGGTGCTGTGCGGCTGTCATGTCGCGGGGGCGTCCGCCCAGGTCGAAGAGGTAGGGCAGTTCACTCGCGTGCGGTGCGCCGAGCGGGAACGGCGGCTTGCCCGGGGTGAGGGGCGGGGCGTGCTCGTCGGCGAACTCGTAGCGCCAGACGGGTACTTGGGCGGAGAGCAGGCTGTCGGTGCGTGCCGTCGGGCAGGCGAAGTCGGCGTCGCCGATGACTGCGCCGAACACCGGACCCCCGTCCGTACGGTGCACCGGGTACTCGCGCACGATCGACTGCGCCTGCCCCGGGGACGGGAAGAAGGTCGCCGCCACGTCGGGCCAGGTGTCGGGGGTTACGGGATAGCCGGCCTGAATGATCCCGGCGGCCCAGCCGTTGCCCTCGTCGTGGTTGTTGCCGATGAGGACGGGGACGTGGTGGAATCGGCCGGTGGCGATCGCCTCCCCGGGGTCGCCGGGCAGCAACGGGGTGGTGTGAGCGGGCTGTTGGTCGGCTTCCTGGGCCGCCAGGAGACGGGAGACGTCCACGCGCCGCAGACAGGACAGGGCGTCGCGGGCGGATCCGCAGCCGACCTTCGCCGCGAGGTCCGCGCCCGTGGCCCGCGCCGTGGACAGGGGAACGGAGGACGGCGCGAACAACCGGTCGGGGCGGCCTGTGCACGGGCCGCTCTCGATGATCGCCCGGTCGAAGAGCCCCGCCGCCGAGGGTGAGGTGAGCTGGGCGCAGACGCTGTAGCCGCCCGCCGACTCGCCGGCCAGCGTCACGTTGTGCGGGTCGCCGCCGAAGGCACCGATCCCGGCGCGGACCCAGCGCAGCGCCGCCTGCTGGTCGGCGAGGCCGAAGGTGCCCGACCCGGGCAGCCCGGAGTGCGCGAGGAAACCGAGGGCCCCGAGACGGTAGTTCACGGTGACCACCACGACGCCGCCCCGGGTCGCCATGCGGTGGGCGTCGT is a window of Streptomyces sp. B21-083 DNA encoding:
- a CDS encoding ATP-binding protein, with protein sequence MSDRDHYDFRYSTFNGPVIARAEHDRGPVFTAMSALPAPPTAFTGREQHVRALLDVLDPGTETSADAVLISAVGGLGGVGKTALALHVAHAARARFPGGTLFVNMRGYDDSPTEPEQAVTSFLTALGIGRENLPSAPEELYALYRSALNSRGAVLIVLDNVSAAAQVVPLLPGDTRHRVLVTSRDSFDSLTARSITLDSLSQDEAVALIERSLTISDPDDSRASDEPDAVRILVDLCGRLPLALQIAAAQLRRRKTRPVSTLVADLRAAVDRVSALRAPGKDQYERDLLLRPVFDVTYGRLDADQARLFRLLAHAPAADFGHPTAVALSGISPADIMERLEDLAAVYLISSSPDGDRWVMHDLLRAYASTLSASEPVLAREATDAKNSLLQDFCLRTVSADKHLHGQLLADVPDLFPDRHAALAWLDSEHTSLIRAIQWAENAEHSNFATALGVCVDRYLQLQRHFTDGILVSETLLTAARRDEDRFLEMIALTTLGHSQHQLRLYRETAITHTKALRLAYSLNDHSAQATGWSNLGYCMHDWGQHDIAAEMLGRAQEMFSQLGDEHREAMAWNTLGMPLLELRRFGEDAQAHRNAQKAFHQTGDRQRDATAWINLGTALRAVSEFEDAVNAYMNAADLFAEQHDRYGEASAWNNVGSLLIKLREFETASEILHKCEAVFVSLREWHRVGAARWNIAQLHESQGRVLDARAAWKSAADAYALAGDEELATSARQNAEQLTPTSRTRTTPTYRGTAPPPPTCPPAPPR
- a CDS encoding ATP-binding protein gives rise to the protein MNAQPQLLHTREAFYRRDRRSVRLARGFTREALADWGTPERTDDVLLCVSELATNALLHGVPPGRGFLLQLALATDRVLRVEVHDSGPGEIHTPNPDPEAEEGRGLLIVAGLADRWGAGERCPGKSVWCEFGM
- a CDS encoding helix-turn-helix domain-containing protein; amino-acid sequence: MHSAKRPRRGSSWQAIGAGVAHFRRRAGLTQEQLAERANIHVDTVRSIEQGRLALQPDRAEQFDELLDTGGVLAVMAAKVPVRERVVQFAQGLVEHEQEALSLLSYETQAIPGLLQTPEYCRAVFDYRYPALGSETAEQWVNARMERQLVWQREQPPVGHFVLDESILRREVGGRETMRGQIRTILEACEPVHMSVQVMPMNRAPHACLDGPMVLLETPDHERLVYLEVQRASFLVDDPDEVSNYHLKYGMLRSQALSPDESVRLLDGLLGES
- a CDS encoding DUF397 domain-containing protein; this translates as MTTAVRQQDRTDDTAWFKSSYSGSEGGNCLEVAAHTSAVHIRDSKNPSGPVLTVAPGTWAAFLDRA
- a CDS encoding N-acetyltransferase, giving the protein MTWLPRDFAHPPHVDVPGGYHLRPIRGTDAAIDYPTVMGSRERLWSIFGEAWGWPAATITYEANLADLERHAAEADAHESFNYVLLNEDETVELGCVYIDPPEKAEADAEISWWVVDSAVGSAVEQDLDALVPRWIADDWPFVKPRFIGRDLSWAEWLRLPDASA
- a CDS encoding S1 family peptidase, whose protein sequence is MKKFVTAFKRAAAAGAAALAIISLQPLSSAQAAPAPVVGGTRAAQGEFPFMVRLSMGCGGALYTQQIVLTAAHCVNGSGANTSITATAGVVDLQSTSGRVQVKSTRVLQAPGYNGTGKDWALIKLAQPINLPTLKIATTTQYNTGDFTVAGWGAARENGAQQRYMLKATVPFISDATCKAYGGLYSGLVAGDEICAGFAAGGVDTCQGDSGGPMFRKDNAGAFVQVGIVSWGDGCARANAPGVYSEVSTFASAIASAASTL